The Branchiostoma lanceolatum isolate klBraLanc5 chromosome 5, klBraLanc5.hap2, whole genome shotgun sequence region TTTGAAAACTTGGACAGATTTTGGGCATCTTTTAAAATCTCTTATTTTTGTTGCGTTGGTCAGCAGTAATACCTTGATAGCATGTCTGGGTACAACAAGCCTAGCTAGGTAGCAATACACGATCTGATTTTACACAAAGAACATTTCTAGATCATATACATATCTAGTCTAATAAAGCAAAATTCAAATGGCTGGCGAGCTATTTCTAAATTCAGCTTTGAGACGGTTGAATCTTTGTATGAAGGTTCAAACTTCCGAGAGCAAATGCTTAACTCGTGCTCCTCTTACACATTATTTATATagacaaaaaagaaatttgAGTCAAATCTATCACTTTATGATACACGTGGGAATCACGATCACTAGAAAAAGCATGATTATTACTAATATTCGTACAATACTATTTACCAAGTGTGGTGCATTCCCATTGTTATACAGAGACACGAAACTAAGGCAACTTCTTACAAAGTCTGGGTAGACGGAAAAATTGGGGATCCAGGGAAAGAGGGGACATTTAAGAAATAAGGGGGTATGGCTAGGACAACCCAAGGTAAGGGGGGTGGTACTGAGTTTTAATTGATTGAAACGAAAAAGAAGTACTGGGTGTGTCAATGAGGTAAGGGAGTTTGTTATTTTTCCGTCCACCCCTCTTCATACTATAAATGAAATAGCCCTGTCTGTGCTCTCCCTTGTAAGGAACATCTGTTCCTCTCAAACTGCGAGTTTACAACTCTTATTCCCACAACAAAACTATGCATTCTTAAACCATTCACATCTCTAATACCACATGGATCAAAAACTGTCATTTACAATGAAAAAATTTCCCACTACATGTGTTAAAGGGGTACATATACAATCATGATATAGAAGGTACATCAACTTTTGTATCTAATTATTGAATCAttgttagttttttttcccatcttttttgttgttgttgttgtctggtCAGGAATCAATATGAACAAGCGATATATTTTAGACATAATCATAAATATACTTTTCCTTACACTGCCACCACTTagaacacacgtacacatacatgaTATGCTGAAGTGTTGTTTCCTACACACAACGCAATACTAAATCTTTCTCTAGAAGACCCAAGTCGACCAGAAGTGACGTTCGACAAAACTTTGTCCCCGACACTTCGTTTAAGCTTGCGTCTTCTTCaccattttctttccttttgaaAAATGGTTACCAACTTTTCCGCATGAACTCTACAAACAGGATTCATTTAAAACCTGGCACAGCATAAGTGTCAAATTTCAGAAACTGGAGTCAGATTTCGAGACAAAGTCTCCCTTAAACCCTTTTCAGGTTTTGTATGACTGTAGCATAACTACTTCCATTATTCTCATAGATTTTCAAGAAGGGTTTTCTTTCTTATCCTTTTTCTTTCTTAGCCTATTTTGATGagcattttcaacattttaccAGGATGTACATGAATTCTGTTTTAACTGTATATTACACTTTAGAGTCTTTAGAGCAGAAGTGTTTCATTGAAAAAGTTGAGGTGTAGCCCATAGGGTCAGCCTCATAATATACACTAAACTTCACTGAATGTTAACAATTGCTGTGTGCTGTGGAAAAAAGCCCAAGGCCTTGTTAGCCTGGGTAAGACCGCCAGGTCAAACTGTTTCTTGTAACATACATCTTCTTGGTCGTGCAATTTCTAACAATGAGCTTCAATGTTCTAAAAGTTGTACCTCCCTTATTCAAGCCAGTTACAGTGCTTTCGGTTATCTTATTGTATTTGTTGGCTGtacttttgcagtgttttactTGGTACTCAGCAAGTCTTTGTACAACTGTGTGTGCAAGTGGTGGCCTTAGTGCggtatcaaaaaaaaaaaatgctcagTTCCCCTCATTGGACCTGACAAAACCCCAAGTAATTACACACTATTCACTAACCTGACCCTGTTTCTCCTGTGGACATGCATGTCAAAGGGCAAGGGTGAAAGGGTAAAGGTCACTGGACAAAGGACATGCCATCCACAGGTGGAAAAAGGTTCAGGTTTTTTCCCCTTCATGCGGAGGTAACTTAGCAGGCACAGCCATCGTTCTTTTGTTTTGAGTCGTTTGTCAGCTTGATTTGGTCAGGGAACTCGTTGTAGAGTTCCACTTCCGTCTCCTGGGCGAGCGCGTTCTTCGCGATGGTCTGGAATGCCTGCTCCACGTTGATGGCTTCCTTCGCGCTCACCTCGAAGTACGGGATCTCGTTCTTACTTGATGCCCAGCCTGATGCCCGCTTGGTCGAGACCTGTGACATCACAACGTTTAAATATTAGCCTATTTTGATTGTTCAGTCTTAAGgcctgttcacacttgtgcgtatatacatgtCCGTATGAGTaacgttttgacattttttgttaAGTTTGCGgccaaaaaaatcatttgtcggttcgataaccaggctgcacaacgaaGAGTCAAAGTTAAAAACGAACTTTACCTAAGCcaacaaaaaatgtcaatgcgcaactcgGACGGACTATGCACAAGTGTGTAGCGGGCCCGAACATAGAACACAATTTTTAAAACTATAGCTAGCAACAGGAAAAGAAACTCAATGAaaatagatatgatatgattcaTAAACAGACACCATTTACCATGTGTTGCAGACACAAATTTTTGGACAAAACAtagacaaaagacaaaaaagatgtcaaaacaaaacagtctACACTTACCCTTCTCAACGATGACTCATTTGAAAAACATGATTAACACAAAAATTAATACAGATAATTGTTAAAAAATACAACATGAACGAACTAACTACAGCAAAAAGTTGAAGACACCTGTATTGTACTTAGAAGTTCCAAAAAACTACAcaataaaaaacacacaaaatcactgacaaaagatagcagatgctatctgaaacgtcttttgacgtaaaataaaaatcaaaacctGATTGAAATGGTACAAGgggaaaaatgaacaaaaaatcgGATATGTCCTGTTTGCGGTGGGAATTACTTGTAATTGAATGAAAATTGCTGTATGCACTTCTAATGGGAAAAATCCTTTTTCAGGGTCACTGTATGTCAAATGCAACCAGATATAATTCAAGCTTTAACTGAATAATTAGTGTAGGAGAAGGGTCATGAAcccttcacgaccagatgatgatgatcatgataaaTTAGTGTGTAGCATGCAAACAGAACACTGTACTCACTGCTCTGTTGTCCAGGTCGACCTTGTTGCCGAGCAACACGAAGGGGAAGTTCTCGGGGTCCCTGGGGCTGGCCTGGATGAGGAACTCGTCCCGCCACGAGTCCAGCGACTTGAAGGTGTTGGGCATCGTCACGTCGTACACCAGCACGCAGCAGTCAGCTCCTCGGTAGAACGCCACACCCAGGCTCTGGAACCTCTCCTGTCCGGCCGTATCCCAGATCTGGTGATGAGGAGAGAAACAGGTCAAACTTTAGGGTCAACATTTGCTGGCGAATGTAGGATATTTCCTTCCCATCTTTCCAACATTGTCCTATATACATATAAGTTGCATGCAAATGGTGGCTGTTGATTCTGAATCTACCAAAACTGCAGCTCTTGCATTTTAAGTCCTAATGGGAAGTGGTGAAGGGAGAAACAGGTCAAACTTAGGgccaacatttgcgagcaaatgtaGGATATTTCCTTTCCATCTTCCAACATTGTCCTGAATACATATATGTTGTGTGCAATGGTGGCTGCTGATTCTGAATCTGATCATGTTCAGTGAGAAAATACCCAAACTGCAACTCTTACATTTTAAGTGAAATGTGAAAAACTCTAGTTGAACAAGTCATCTAAACTCCTGACAAGTTGATATACATCTGTTTGAGATGGCATCAAAAcaatttacatttttgttgaaaatgcttAAATGATAAAATGAATCTTGTATTTGAAATCTTATTCATGCTAAGTGATGGTTCTATAAAATACATTTCCAATTGTAATCTAACATTGCACAATAGGCTGCACCTCCGAGGAGTCGCCAAAAAAGGGCCATGTGGCATGTCTACATACATGTCTAATCAAGAACTTGAAGCCATGCAAGGCCATGAAGTGACTTTTATCTTGAATAGCTTCCCCATGGTTATAAAACATCAACAAAGACAGGTCCTTGCTACATGCTACTTAGTGCATAATAATGAACAAGGGCAAAGGCAAGAAAAAAAGGCCATATATGTAGGATACAGATACCCCCACTTAGCATTCCAAatacaagagttctacgacctcataccttcgtcaaatgattttgacctttatgactgacgtattaggagtgtttttcatcaataatcaatcataccagttgatcctcttcacccaaataacataagttgtcaaaacctccttgttatgactatgagcttaacaaagaaggttatgctaacatttatcatcaattatgcaaataagctccctccttattagcataatttgattcaatggtgttcacattcacacaacttcctaatgccacaagtatgaaattgccgtcatttactagtatggaattatagtagtttctcattaattatgctaattaggcccacatttgcatatttcctatctatcaacattcctctcttccttagttacaaatgtcacatatttgaatagtcatatcatggaacacagcagatttttaaaattgcctcattaatcatgcgagttagaatttgatttgcataattatcatccaatcatacaaagcatcacgtaagctatctacataccaaaaatcatgaccatccatcaagaccatctcgagttatagtttttctcattaattatgtcaatgaggttctcatttgcaaagctgatatctattaatatttctctcttcctcagttacatatgtcacatgtttgagagtcctatcatggaaattgatggatgtataaactttcctaattaattatgcaaattagatactgatttacataataagtatctaatcatgtacatcagcactcaagctatgtacttacaaaaatttatgaccatccaccaagcccttcttgagtaattccctttcaaagtctgaagcaaaacctgcccctgctatagccaatccataggtctgcttggagactaccttaccaatgcctacagctggctgacagccaatttgtgtaactgacgtttcctgccttcaacatgacccctcatgacccctaccctatccatgacgccttggaacaacacagccaacatgtacacatacttcagcatacaatataacacatttttacacttttctcgttaattatgcaaaacacttcgcccaaaatctaatcatcttgagatttcccacatacacaccgacacaccaactacgacaacaaaccatccaggcgttcttgacttattctgttcactaacagacacacagacaagcatcatcgaataaccttctcgacgaaacttcgtcgacgaaggtaatgatCTCAAATAGCATTCAACATAGATGTCCATAATATTATGGTCATtggtaaagaaaatatttcaactacatgtacatgaatacatGATCAGTGTTAAAGATCACACTtgataaaatgttatatttttattttcaaatcttgtaagttgtatagaAAAAAGACATCcatcattgatgaaaaaatgcataaCAGTTTGTGCTCAATGTATGAAATGGAGTAcagtaataataaaaaaatctaaTAAAACTCAATATAAGTTCTACATTCTTTCACTGAGGGCACcaatatattatatacatgtaggtcctaTCTCACATGTGGAGACAGAGAGTCTACAATCTTTGTGTATAATTTAAACATGGCCATTTCCACAGCCTTTTAGGGAGGCTTACTAAGTACTAGAACCAGTAATGGGAAAGGGcagtaagagaaaaaaaaagagcaatAAATGCTATGGCACAAGCATGGAAAGGAATGTTAAAAAGGACCTTCATACTGGAATTCTAGACAGTTTGGATTTTAGTACAGTTGGGCTGCAAGGTTTCTCGCCAATATGTTTTTTAAACATATGAAACATATCCCAAAATGAGAAGTCATTTGTTAAAATAATTATCACATATGTAAATTATTTTTCcaacactactgtaaatgcagaaacattcctggtggttttaggttcgcggttttcgcggtgacgtttcaccgcaaacttaaaccaccccaaatatttttgtctaatactgtagcagtatgtgactatagtaaCTAACAACCACCTTAAACGCTCCATTTTCGCATTAGCGCGAAATAGAAATcaagcgaacttaaatgcatttacagaattGCATGAAAAAGATTTGGAAGCTCCGGGAGATTTTGATGCAAAAATTGTGTGTGATCTTCTCattgcaaagaaaatgtttccatgtacattgtatatctatatactgtaatttactgtaaactttgaaatatttgcagtggttttctttttgcagTGATTTCTCCACTACAGAATAAGGGTACTGTGAATATATTTTTCCTTTGTACAACTATTGTACTACAGTAtagtttcaaccacaaacacaaaacactgcaaaaatctcAATTTTCCTTCTACCGTGAAATCGtgaaaataactgaatttacagtacctgcATGGTTACCAGTCTGTCGTCCACCATGACTTCTTTTGTGAGGAAGTCTGCGCCGATGGTGGCCTTGTACTGGTTACTAAACTTCTTGTTCACATACTGGTTCATCAGAGATGTCTTGCCAACACTGAGGGTTAACCAACAAAGTACAtcaacaatcatcatcatcaaatttgGGCTGATTCACTAACACCCAGGGGGAAGGTAGTTTTCcattcgtttcaaggcatcctcattcgaggtgaagcatgatggtagtgcaatgcggcttcgctacggtttgcgtttttggccaagcacaccgggtcacccctactcttctcgataagtgtgttcttttacgtgcagagggttgacgcttgaggctaatgcctgaagctccctcagagtcatacacggggctgccggctttcATCACCATTCGACCAAAGTGACGAATGCAATCCGTTACATTAACATGACCAAGCTGGAGTCAACCCCTAAGATTGAActtgggccctaggatccacggaatttgatccagatggagaatttgatccagatccAGATGGAGAAGATCCAGATGGGTTGCGTTACCACTTTTTCCATACTCCTATTCAATGTAAATATACTTAGACCACACTATACTTTCCGCAATGAATCTTACATGCAGCTTGGAATCTGTGCAAGCAATTCTCCAAAACAATGTGCCAAATGGTGAAGAAGAAAGCAACAAAActaattctttttcaaaatccatGAACACTAAGTATTAGGCAAAGCATTAATTGTTAGCCACAAATTTAGAcgaatgattaaaaaaattgtaattaTATCATAAGAATTAGAATGAATTTCAATGGATATACAACAAATATCACcaaaacatgtacaacatgtatgccTGCCTGTCATTTAGTACTAGTGTTCCTTACCAGTAAGGAAAATTTATCTTCCACTAACAATTAATGAATCTGTTTATTTGTCATCAATCACACTCAGCATACAATTTTGTAAAATTGTGCACATCACAAGACTATCAGCTTGGTGAAACTGAAACCCAGCAATACTTAATGAAGGAACTGAAACTGTTACGCCAAATATCAGTTATTCCGTGAAACTGTTGTTGTATACTAGTCAATATTCGGTTTTAAAACCAGTTATGACATTGCTTAAAATGCTTTGAGAATTGAGACAAATGACTTACCCGCTATCTCCAAGGATGATGACTTTCAACAAAACCTTTTTCCTCGATGACATGATTGCAAAATTCTTTTAGATTCTTCCAACctggaaaaataaacaaaatctgTCAACATTCAATGGACCTAAAGTATGGTGAAACTCTTTTAGGGATTTTTTATAaacatttcagagggtcaaaTGCTATCAAAACACAAGATCAATTAGAATGAAACtgatatatatgtcacagtagagattggaatccagtagagttcTGGATCCAGTAGAGtccagaactctactagtagagattgtaattccaatctctactagtagagactggaattccaatctctactagtagagttctggattctactagttgaggttggaattccagtctctactagtagagattggaatcgggatccgaatattgggattccaatctctactaggagaattacaatgacaatgacaatgacaatggcCATTACAGATTCTGCTAGTAGAGATTtgaattctaccaggacaaccTCCAATTCTAATAGGACAAATTTGGATTGtatgaaaatgttttggaaaatagactgaatcatttcacaccaaAAATTTCAGCATAAGTAAGCttacattcaccattactatttaAGGTGAATCACTTTATGTTTTAGATACTAGTATCtaataaaccttctgtcaagacacaatcagagacatttgcatacggccaTTATGAGTTAGTGACTAGTATGCTCAACCAATTTTTCCAGTTCGTTAGTGACTCGGTATATATGAGCTAATTCACCCCTGCCAAGCCAGTTCcaaagttgatgtcaaagttatcatatatctaaaacatgaagtaattaatggtgaatgtagctatgctgaaattttaggtgtgaaatgattcagtctatctttccaaaacattttgatgcaatctgaatttctcctattagaattggagattgtcctggtagaattctcctagtagagattggaatcccaatattcagatcctgattccaatctctactagtagagattggaattccaatctcaactagtagaatccagaactctactagtagagattggaattccagtccctactagtagagattggaattacaatctctactagtagagttccggactctactggattccaatctctactgtgacatatacattgaTAAACATACTAATACATGGAATGTACTGATTGAAAGTTAGCACCATATCATCTACAGACTAAGGATTTCACTGTTGCATTTtgtgtcatgtttttttcacaCATACTCTAATTAATTTTAATAGGAAAGTATCAACGTAAACACCACTTCTTCCATTGGCCACTACAAACAGTTGGGCATACACAATCACAATCAATACAGAGAACCATGTGACTGAAGGCAGAATGAATTGTGGAGATTATGCTTTCACTGTGACTGGTTACTTGCTTCATTGTTCTGGATGCGATAAATTGGTTGAGGAATTTGTCAATTTCCCTCTTCCCTTTttaagtgatttaatttcatgctCAGGATCCCGAAAGCTTTTTCAAATATTTGGAAACAGTGTAAGACACACGGCCTATTTCCCTCGCATCTTTACCTTCAATACAAAGTGCATGTTACAAAGATGTAAATCCTACTTCAAAGCCTACGTACGTGTACCCCTGGTAGccttgttggggggggggggggggggggggttctaatTACATTATCCAGTCCATTTTGCAGTCAAATCTGCTTCTTTTAGAATGAACTCTTTCTGGAGGTTTTCAtgagatgtacattttgtatacattgtattatatGTTTCTccattgtattgcaaactgtgTACATCTATGTACATTTGGAAGACGTTCATGCCAAGAAGTGGGAGCACCCAACTGGTACAAGAATTAGGTCATCGGATCCCTTGTCACTTCTACATGATATCCCACATGATCTTTCTGCTTCTTAAAACCTTTGGCATACTGAAGTagtcgtttggcacccaattccctattggttaggcagcagagagatgattaaaatgtgcattttggggtcataaaaGTACAAacctaaaaaaaggaaaagtacaATTTCTACCTGGCTGAATGAAGTCTACCCTACTcccctctacaaacaaaaaagcGAGATTTTAAGACTACAAATTTGTAGTTGTAACCAATCTTTCTTTCCAATCATCACAAATAAAACTCTTCAGCAATATTCATAGATTTTCTCAAATATTTCTATTCACGCCGTTATCACATCTATGTAAATCATCTTGTACCTCATGCTTGCGCTAATGCACTTTGCACTATTTTGCGGGGTCAAATTCCAACTCCGCTAAAAAGTGTTGGGTCAGTGACTACCGGCCTTATGGTGTAAGAACTGGGGCAAGGgggtgtcggggggggggggggggggacaaagAGACGGTACTTCCTGGCACTTCCTTACACCAACTTGCCAGTAGTAGTGTGGAAGTCTAGGAAGCTGTGATTCATAGTCACAGTCTACTCACAGAAAAATACCTCCCACTCACATGTgcatgaaggtacatgtatatgcaacagTACATGTAAGAACAGGATGTCAGCATCAGCTGATATCTTCCCATGTTCTTTCTGACACATTTTGCTAGTCAAAACTCATTGGTAAATGTACAtcagtgatatatatatatatctattatAGATATTTCAAGACGTGAGAATGCTGCTACTACAAATCATGTCGTTTATCTTTTATGTGAGAAAAATCACCTgtacaaaaattatgcaaatatgtcaAAGGAAAGTACACCCTACACGATTGAAATATTGAGTACTATAAAATGGAATTGTAGTAGGGAAAAATGTGTAGATCTAGTATGGATGTAGTTCATGACCCTTAAAAAGATGGAAGAATTCTCGAAAAATTGCCCACAAAAAATCAATTCACAAGAGAAAATAGGGAGTGCCCAAATTATGGCAAGGTCTCTCATATCAAGTTAGACCAACGTTGGGTGTCTTATAGACCCAGGGGACTCCTTAACCGCGGCATGCAAAAGCTAAGACATGCCAGGACGGTGATTTATGCGTCTTAAGACGACAAGTGCGTAAGAAGTCACCACACCGGTGTGACACAGAAGTGTTGACTCAATTTCTAGGCCTCAACTCACGGGGATCGTCACGTGAGTAACACAAATAACCAAAATTCCCGTCCAAAACACGTCATTACGAACAAAACTCTCGTCAGAATATCTTCAATAGATGTCATACTCACCTAAAATCGCTTGACAGGATGCTAAATTGTCGATTTTCTGAGCTAAAAAGCACTTTCAGACGAGAGGTCCCAGTTTTTCCGTCTCGAACAAAATGGCGCAACACTGAGTCGAGATCATATGACTAAAGATGACGTAAGAACTTACCCAGAATGCAACACGTcgttaacctttgaccttttaaCGGCCAGCAAAATATCAGGTCTTCAAAAAAACACGTGTTTTTGTCATCTCCGCATGTAACCTGTTTTCCTGTTGTATTCCTTGGGGCTGACGCGTTTTTTTACTTTTCTGCAATGTCTGGGGAAGGCGAAGCTTTGATAGAAGATGCAGGAAACAGCAGGAGACGGAAGATAGGACTGATCGCAGCGGGAATAGTGGGGGGTGCAGCGGTAACAATCTCGGCGGTTGCAGCGCCATTCGTGCTACCGGCCATGAGGAAGATATGTTTACCGTACGTACCGGCCACGCAGGAACAAGTTGGGAACGTTTTCAAACTCTTACAGGGACGGTCGGGATCTCTGGTGGACCTTGGGAGCGGGGATGGAAGAATTGTAAGTCGTTTTGGCTGTTGCAAGAGAACGTGCTGCATTGCACGTAGTGCACAGACAGCACAGGTTGCATCATTTGTGCAGCTGTTGCCAGAATGGTGGCAACATGCAGTGAGGATCACTTCAATATagactttgttttcaaaatataatgTAGTGTTTTACCTTCTGTTGTCTCGATATGCAGACCAAAAAACTAGTATAATTTTAAACTGCAGGGTTGCAATTTCATACTCATAATATTACATATCATATgtaatttacattgtataacttataacctccttgttataacttataacctCCAGTGTACTCCAATTCCATATACGAAGGAAAAATCCCCAACGACTGGAAAATTGCCGACGTCACACCGCTGCACAAAAAAGGCTCTACTAGTAGGAATACCCCAGGAAATTACCGCCCCGTCagtttgacgtcagtggtgtgTAAGGTACTAGAGGGTATTGTTCGGGATGCCATAGTGAAACATATGCGACAAAATAATCTCTTCACGACACACCAACACGGATTTATACCAGGTAGGTCAACAACCACCCAAATGCTGGAATGTATCGATAAATGGACAGAATGGCTAGACAAAGGCCTGCCAGTAGACGCTGTCTACTTAGACTTTCGTAAAGCTTTCGATTCGGTGCCAATCCAGAGATACTAGCAAAAGTACAAAGTTATGGAATAACGGGCAACATTCTGAGGTGGATTAAATCCTTCCTACAAGGGAGAAGGCAGAGGGTACGGGTAAACGGCACAAGATCGGACTGGGCAGCAGTAACTACTAGTAGTGGCGTGCCACAGGGAAGTGTGCTGGGTCC contains the following coding sequences:
- the LOC136435601 gene encoding ras-related protein Rab-7a; translation: MSSRKKVLLKVIILGDSGVGKTSLMNQYVNKKFSNQYKATIGADFLTKEVMVDDRLVTMQIWDTAGQERFQSLGVAFYRGADCCVLVYDVTMPNTFKSLDSWRDEFLIQASPRDPENFPFVLLGNKVDLDNRAVSTKRASGWASSKNEIPYFEVSAKEAINVEQAFQTIAKNALAQETEVELYNEFPDQIKLTNDSKQKNDGCAC